From the Excalfactoria chinensis isolate bCotChi1 chromosome 1, bCotChi1.hap2, whole genome shotgun sequence genome, one window contains:
- the ETFRF1 gene encoding electron transfer flavoprotein regulatory factor 1, whose protein sequence is MAGSLRREVLNLYKNLLYLGREYPKGADYFRSRLKAAFLKNKDVKDPEKIKQLIARGEFVIKELEALYFLRKYRAMKKRYYSDDKE, encoded by the exons ATGGCCGGTTCTTTAAGAAGGGAAGTACTGAACctttataaaaat CTGCTGTACCTGGGAAGGGAGTATCCCAAAGGAGCTGACTACTTTAGAAGCCGGTTGAAAGCAGCTTttctaaaaaacaaagatgtgaaagatcctgaaaaaataaagcagctgatCGCACGGGGGGAGTTTGTTATCAAAGAGCTGGAGGCTTTGTACTTCCTCAGGAAATACAGGGCTATGAAAAAGCGCTACTACAGCGACGACAAAGAGTAA